One segment of uncultured Desulfovibrio sp. DNA contains the following:
- the tsaE gene encoding tRNA (adenosine(37)-N6)-threonylcarbamoyltransferase complex ATPase subunit type 1 TsaE, giving the protein MDVELTSLEATMALGSLLASELLREPAVRLCLLHGDLGSGKTTLTRAVVEHLPGGSQAEISSPTFTFCNSYPTRPPVLHADLYRSPLGVPDELWDALDDDATLCFVEWGENLSAADLPEEYLDIRLKSCDKKHLVTLRTHGAASRRLVERLQKGWSILQGTSPVAL; this is encoded by the coding sequence ATGGACGTGGAACTGACATCCCTGGAAGCCACCATGGCGCTGGGAAGCCTGCTGGCCAGCGAACTGCTGCGGGAGCCTGCCGTGCGCCTCTGTCTGCTGCACGGCGATCTGGGCAGCGGCAAGACCACCCTGACCCGTGCCGTGGTGGAGCACCTGCCCGGCGGCAGCCAGGCGGAAATATCCAGCCCCACCTTCACCTTCTGCAACAGCTATCCCACCAGGCCGCCCGTACTGCATGCAGACCTGTACCGCTCGCCCCTGGGCGTTCCCGACGAGCTGTGGGATGCGCTGGATGACGATGCCACCCTGTGCTTTGTGGAATGGGGAGAAAATCTTTCCGCGGCAGATTTGCCTGAGGAATATCTGGACATCCGCCTGAAGTCGTGCGACAAAAAACACCTTGTAACGCTGCGGACCCATGGTGCGGCTTCCCGGCGTCTGGTGGAACGGCTGCAAAAGGGATGGTCCATCCTGCAAGGGACCAGTCCCGTTGCCCTGTGA
- a CDS encoding transcriptional regulator, which yields MIKWLILAVAIYLLYRMFANDLLKKKKQDKEEDAAEMERKVAAGEMVKDPECGAYVSVDDSITVRDGEQVYRFCSYECRDKFLKRLQEGGRQLPPQD from the coding sequence ATGATCAAATGGCTTATTCTGGCCGTGGCGATATATCTGCTGTATCGCATGTTTGCCAATGACCTGCTCAAAAAGAAGAAGCAGGACAAGGAAGAGGACGCCGCAGAGATGGAGCGCAAGGTGGCGGCCGGGGAAATGGTGAAGGACCCGGAATGCGGGGCCTATGTTTCCGTGGACGACAGCATCACCGTGCGGGACGGGGAACAGGTCTACCGTTTCTGCAGCTATGAATGCCGCGACAAGTTTCTGAAGCGTCTGCAGGAGGGCGGCCGGCAGCTGCCCCCGCAGGACTAG
- a CDS encoding aspartate kinase, whose amino-acid sequence MKILVQKFGGTSVANLECMKKVREKVLAGLAKGYKMVVVLSARAGETNRLLALADEWSGTPDKAESDVLVSTGEQVSIALFTMLLKDAGVSARSLLGWQIPMHTDEDFGRARITDIDSNRLRAYLEEYDVLVVAGFQGCTQDGRITTLGRGGSDTSAVALAAALGSVECEIYTDVDGVYTTDPNICSTARKMDRVAYEEMLEMASMGAKVLHIRSVEFAKKYKVPVRVRSTFTDDPGTLVTQEDSSMEALLVSGIAYDKDQARVTLHDVPDVPGVAAAVFGPLSEKGVLVDMIVQNTSLDGHTDITFTISRKELAQTLAIMEEVTRKIGASEVVHDVNVAKVSAIGVGMRNHSGVAARAFAALTQEGINILMISTSEIKITILIQEKYVELAVRILHDTFGLDWDIN is encoded by the coding sequence ATGAAGATTCTCGTGCAAAAATTTGGCGGCACTTCAGTGGCGAATCTGGAGTGCATGAAGAAGGTTCGCGAAAAGGTCCTTGCCGGTCTGGCGAAAGGCTACAAGATGGTGGTGGTGCTCTCGGCCCGTGCTGGCGAGACCAACCGCCTGCTTGCCCTGGCCGACGAGTGGTCCGGTACGCCGGACAAGGCGGAAAGCGATGTGCTGGTCTCCACGGGCGAACAGGTTTCCATTGCCCTGTTCACCATGCTGCTGAAGGATGCCGGGGTGAGCGCGCGCTCGCTTCTGGGCTGGCAGATCCCCATGCATACGGATGAAGACTTCGGTCGGGCGCGCATTACGGATATCGACAGCAACAGGCTGCGCGCCTACCTTGAGGAATACGACGTGCTGGTGGTGGCCGGTTTCCAGGGCTGCACCCAGGATGGGCGCATCACTACCCTGGGGCGCGGCGGCTCCGATACTTCGGCCGTGGCGCTGGCGGCGGCACTGGGTTCCGTGGAGTGCGAAATCTATACCGATGTGGACGGGGTCTATACCACCGACCCCAATATCTGCTCCACGGCCCGCAAGATGGATCGCGTGGCCTATGAGGAAATGCTCGAAATGGCGAGCATGGGCGCCAAGGTCCTGCATATCCGTTCTGTGGAATTCGCCAAGAAATACAAAGTCCCGGTACGGGTGCGCTCGACCTTTACCGACGACCCCGGTACCCTTGTTACTCAGGAGGATTCGAGCATGGAAGCCCTGCTTGTTTCGGGCATCGCCTATGATAAGGACCAGGCCCGCGTGACGCTGCATGATGTGCCGGACGTGCCCGGCGTGGCTGCGGCCGTCTTCGGCCCGCTCTCCGAAAAGGGTGTGCTGGTGGACATGATCGTGCAGAACACCAGCCTTGACGGCCATACGGACATCACCTTTACCATTTCCCGCAAGGAACTCGCCCAGACGCTTGCCATCATGGAAGAGGTGACCCGCAAGATCGGCGCCAGCGAAGTGGTGCATGATGTCAATGTGGCCAAGGTCTCTGCCATCGGCGTGGGCATGCGCAACCACTCCGGCGTTGCGGCCCGGGCCTTTGCCGCCCTGACGCAGGAAGGCATCAATATCCTCATGATCAGCACCTCCGAAATCAAGATCACCATCCTGATTCAGGAAAAGTACGTGGAGCTGGCCGTGCGCATTCTGCACGATACCTTCGGCCTGGACTGGGACATCAACTAG
- the folK gene encoding 2-amino-4-hydroxy-6-hydroxymethyldihydropteridine diphosphokinase, producing the protein MTCACSSALLAYIGLGSNTPDAPQRLTTASEALDRLEGLHVLRASSRYSTEPQGYAGQPWFENAVLEVAVDSRRWQPRELLAALLGMEVALGRRRNPALRFGPRSIDMDLLLFGQVQSDDPWCLLPHPRMCERAFVLVPLAELAPGLLVKGRSVTQWLAGLSWRREGRAIFQ; encoded by the coding sequence ATGACATGCGCATGTTCTTCTGCATTGCTGGCCTATATTGGCCTTGGTTCCAACACGCCGGATGCCCCCCAGCGTCTCACGACGGCCAGCGAGGCCCTGGACAGACTGGAAGGGCTGCATGTGCTGCGGGCCTCGTCCCGCTATAGCACCGAGCCGCAAGGCTATGCCGGGCAGCCCTGGTTCGAGAATGCCGTGCTGGAAGTGGCGGTGGACAGCCGGCGCTGGCAGCCGCGCGAGCTGCTGGCCGCCCTGCTGGGCATGGAGGTCGCGCTGGGGCGCCGCCGGAATCCTGCGCTGCGCTTCGGTCCGCGAAGCATCGACATGGACCTGCTGCTTTTTGGGCAGGTGCAGAGTGACGACCCCTGGTGTCTGCTGCCGCATCCGCGCATGTGCGAGCGGGCCTTTGTGCTTGTACCCCTGGCCGAGCTGGCCCCGGGGCTGCTGGTGAAGGGGCGCAGCGTGACGCAGTGGCTTGCCGGCCTGTCCTGGCGCAGAGAAGGGCGGGCAATTTTTCAGTGA
- the xerD gene encoding site-specific tyrosine recombinase XerD: MTDTTLAAPPEADMHTALAHLLPAWSDALLAERGLSPRTVEAYGQDVGLFLLFLDELRAAPPAPARQQLAEGDILLFLAWLRSRQNTGRSLARRLSALRNFFDFAVEHAVLPANPAALLDSPRLPQYLPEVLSRAEMQTLLEQPDCRNKSGRRDRCLMELLYAAGLRVSEVCGLTLDDVDLQRGLLRVFGKGAKERFVPLHAEAQARLQDYMAHCRPQFAPGSRLLFVNRSGNGLTRQYVWKAIKKYALSAGIRRDISPHTFRHTFATHLLEGGADLRSVQVLLGHADIGATEIYTHVQAERLRSIHRAYHPRSQAR, translated from the coding sequence ATGACGGATACGACACTTGCCGCCCCCCCCGAGGCGGATATGCACACGGCCCTGGCGCATCTTTTGCCAGCCTGGAGTGACGCCCTGCTGGCAGAGCGCGGCCTTTCCCCCCGCACGGTGGAAGCCTACGGGCAGGACGTGGGCCTGTTTCTCCTTTTTCTGGACGAATTGCGCGCTGCCCCCCCTGCCCCCGCCCGGCAACAGCTTGCCGAAGGCGACATTCTGCTGTTTCTGGCCTGGCTGCGCTCGCGGCAGAACACGGGGCGCAGTCTGGCCCGCCGCCTTTCCGCCCTGCGCAACTTTTTTGACTTTGCCGTGGAACATGCCGTCCTGCCGGCCAATCCGGCGGCCCTGCTGGACAGCCCCCGCCTGCCGCAGTATCTGCCCGAAGTCCTCAGCCGCGCCGAAATGCAGACCCTGCTGGAGCAGCCGGACTGCCGCAACAAGTCCGGCCGCCGGGATCGCTGCCTCATGGAGCTGCTCTACGCTGCCGGGCTGCGCGTTTCCGAAGTCTGCGGCCTGACGCTGGATGATGTGGACCTGCAACGCGGCCTGCTGCGTGTTTTCGGCAAGGGCGCCAAGGAACGCTTTGTGCCCCTGCATGCCGAGGCGCAGGCCCGCCTTCAGGACTACATGGCGCACTGCCGTCCGCAGTTCGCTCCCGGCAGCCGGCTGCTTTTCGTGAACCGTTCCGGCAATGGCCTCACCCGCCAGTACGTCTGGAAGGCCATCAAGAAATATGCCCTGAGCGCCGGCATACGCCGCGACATTTCGCCGCATACCTTCCGTCACACCTTTGCCACCCACCTGCTGGAAGGCGGCGCGGACCTGCGCTCCGTGCAGGTTCTGCTGGGGCACGCCGATATCGGCGCCACGGAAATCTACACCCATGTCCAGGCCGAGCGCCTGCGCAGCATACACCGCGCCTACCATCCCCGGAGCCAAGCCCGATGA